The following proteins are encoded in a genomic region of Gemmatimonadaceae bacterium:
- a CDS encoding MBL fold metallo-hydrolase, whose amino-acid sequence MTFPTPLLQTRMLGDMRIHAIQAGGQRLDGGAMFGVVPKVLWQRKIVPDDRNRIQMGMRCLLVEHPDGLVLLDTGAGNKEDQKFIDIYGMELQADVPEQRADETALEAGIRAAGFTPDDVTLVINTHLHFDHAGGNTRREADGSVVPTFRNATYVVQHGEYEWATHTNERTAASYFPPNFEPVKAAGRLQLIDGDVEIVRGIRALKTPGHVPHHQSLVLESNGCRACFLGDVIPTANHVPLAWIMGYDVEPLRTLESKRALLRDAAAEDWLLVFEHDATSAWGTVAPDTKGYTYREG is encoded by the coding sequence ATGACCTTCCCGACACCACTGCTCCAGACGCGCATGCTCGGCGACATGCGCATTCATGCCATCCAGGCCGGCGGGCAGCGCCTCGACGGTGGCGCGATGTTCGGCGTGGTGCCGAAGGTGCTCTGGCAGCGGAAGATCGTTCCCGATGACCGGAACCGGATCCAGATGGGCATGCGCTGCCTGCTCGTGGAGCACCCCGATGGCCTCGTGCTGCTGGACACCGGGGCAGGCAACAAGGAGGACCAGAAGTTCATCGACATCTACGGCATGGAGCTGCAGGCCGACGTCCCGGAACAGCGCGCGGACGAGACGGCGCTCGAGGCAGGCATCCGGGCGGCGGGCTTCACGCCCGATGACGTGACGCTCGTGATCAACACGCACCTGCACTTCGACCATGCCGGCGGCAACACGCGCCGCGAGGCCGACGGCAGCGTGGTGCCGACGTTCCGCAACGCCACGTACGTCGTGCAGCACGGCGAGTACGAGTGGGCCACGCACACCAACGAGCGGACCGCCGCCAGCTACTTCCCGCCGAACTTCGAGCCGGTGAAGGCGGCGGGCCGGCTGCAGCTCATCGACGGTGACGTCGAGATCGTGCGCGGCATCCGCGCTCTCAAGACACCGGGCCACGTGCCCCACCACCAGAGCCTGGTGCTCGAGAGCAACGGCTGCCGCGCGTGCTTTCTCGGTGACGTGATCCCGACCGCGAACCACGTCCCGCTGGCCTGGATCATGGGCTACGACGTCGAGCCGCTTCGCACGCTGGAGAGCAAGCGCGCGCTGCTGCGAGACGCCGCGGCCGAGGACTGGCTGCTGGTGTTCGAGCACGATGCCACCAGTGCCTGGGGCACCGTGGCACCGGACACGAAGGGATATACCTACCGCGAGGGCTGA
- a CDS encoding aminotransferase class III-fold pyridoxal phosphate-dependent enzyme: protein MTGPSILRLSAASVAALDARAHQLATQLRADGGVRLADVAFTLATVADDLAVPFRMCAVAYDAAGAAAVLESPDHALRARRRQPLARPGLVFMFPGQGAQYAGMGADLYLAEPVFRAACDEVFTALREQVPFDLRDRMFSGNSESLIATAVTQPAIFCLEYALAVLWRSRGVEPRAMIGHSVGEFVAAVLGGVMPLAAGARLVARRGAMINALPGGSMLSVRLAAASLRDRLPSTLSLAAENGPTACVVSGPTDDIAVFSARLEGEGVLCRVLQVSHAFHSAMVDPILAEFEAAVRAVPLSPPAIPIVSTKTGTWLTAAEATAPAYWASHLREPVRFAAGVQTLLGGEPVVFLEVGPRHSLSMLVQQQRSAWPGERTPPVVPTLADGPTSEREAFALAIGQLWLNGVDVAERGADRGVLLPAYVPADVPASDDADRTAPTTDGAAASSGEAVPASGLPRDGAESRAADTHAGEPAHTARHAVLVRRLRAVLEQVGGIDLTEADPGVSFVELGLDSLILTQAAIQLRKTFGVPVTFRQLMEQYRSLGAVATHLDDVLPPDDVPAMAATAEGAFEPVAAGVPLAADPGAAAPDVPAPHRAVAGDAPSSFAQQVIAQQLAIMARQLVLLGVAPTAPATEPLSPVPTAATPAAAPVLPVSAVTVPTEDEAATLRHSRYDVTKAFGAIARIHTQSGAELSERQQARLDAFIRSYTARTTRSKAYTERHRPHLADPRVVNGFRPRTKEVCYQIVVERSKGSHLWDVDGNEYVDALNGFGMSLFGWQPDFVNEAVKRQIDLGHEIGPQHPLAGEVAELVCELTGFDRAALCNTGSEAVMGAIRIARTVTARDLIVVFSGSYHGIFDEALVRGTRAKRAVPAAPGVLQAAVENVIVLDYGTPEALEVIRSRGHELAAVLVEPVQSRRPEFQPVEFLQALRRITEDQGTVLIFDEVITGFRSHPRGAQGLFGITADVATYGKVIGGGYPVGVIAGRRRFMDALDGGGWQYDDDSIPSVGVTYFAGTFVRHPLALAACKAALLHMREQGPLLQATLTRRTTAMAEEMNAFARSTGAPVEIRYFASLWRVAFTAEHPLQDLLWAMMRTRGIHILDNFPCFLTTAHSESDVGRIVTAFREALLEMIASGFLPGMAPAAAPVLDASAPPVPNARLGRDRDGSPAWFVPDPSVPGQYLKVTS from the coding sequence ATGACGGGGCCCTCGATCCTGCGCCTGTCGGCGGCGTCCGTTGCCGCCCTGGACGCGCGTGCGCACCAACTCGCGACGCAGCTGCGCGCGGATGGCGGTGTGCGGCTGGCCGACGTCGCCTTCACGCTCGCCACGGTGGCCGACGACCTCGCGGTGCCGTTCCGGATGTGTGCGGTGGCGTACGATGCCGCGGGAGCAGCGGCCGTGCTCGAGAGTCCGGACCACGCGCTGCGTGCCCGTCGCCGGCAGCCGCTCGCGCGACCGGGACTCGTGTTCATGTTTCCGGGCCAGGGGGCACAGTACGCCGGCATGGGGGCAGACCTGTACCTCGCCGAGCCGGTCTTCCGCGCGGCCTGCGACGAGGTGTTCACGGCGCTGCGTGAGCAGGTCCCGTTCGACCTGCGTGACCGGATGTTCTCGGGCAACAGCGAGTCGCTGATTGCCACCGCCGTGACGCAGCCTGCGATCTTCTGCCTCGAGTATGCGCTGGCCGTGCTCTGGCGCTCACGCGGCGTGGAACCGCGTGCGATGATCGGCCATTCCGTGGGCGAGTTCGTCGCGGCGGTGCTGGGGGGCGTGATGCCACTGGCCGCAGGCGCACGGCTCGTCGCCCGCCGCGGCGCGATGATCAACGCCCTTCCGGGTGGCAGCATGCTCTCGGTGCGCCTCGCGGCCGCGTCGCTCCGCGACCGGCTGCCGTCCACGCTGTCGCTGGCTGCGGAGAACGGCCCGACCGCGTGCGTGGTCTCCGGACCCACGGACGACATCGCGGTGTTCTCGGCCCGCCTCGAAGGCGAGGGCGTGCTCTGCCGTGTGCTGCAGGTCTCGCACGCATTTCACTCCGCGATGGTCGACCCGATCCTGGCGGAGTTCGAGGCCGCCGTGCGCGCGGTGCCACTCTCCCCGCCGGCGATCCCGATCGTGTCGACGAAGACGGGCACCTGGCTGACGGCCGCCGAGGCGACGGCACCCGCATACTGGGCGAGCCACCTCCGGGAGCCCGTCCGGTTCGCCGCCGGCGTGCAGACACTGCTCGGCGGTGAGCCGGTCGTGTTCCTGGAGGTCGGGCCGCGCCATTCGCTGTCCATGCTCGTGCAGCAGCAGCGCAGCGCGTGGCCAGGTGAGCGGACACCGCCGGTGGTCCCGACGCTCGCCGATGGGCCGACCAGCGAGCGCGAGGCGTTCGCGTTGGCGATCGGGCAGCTCTGGTTGAACGGGGTGGACGTTGCGGAGCGCGGCGCAGACCGAGGCGTGCTGCTGCCGGCGTACGTGCCCGCGGACGTACCCGCGTCCGATGACGCTGACCGGACAGCGCCGACGACTGACGGCGCAGCGGCATCGTCGGGTGAGGCGGTTCCGGCGTCGGGCCTGCCCCGCGATGGCGCGGAGTCACGCGCGGCAGACACCCACGCGGGTGAACCGGCTCACACCGCGCGGCATGCCGTGCTCGTGCGCCGCCTGCGCGCGGTTCTGGAACAGGTGGGAGGCATCGACCTGACCGAGGCGGATCCGGGTGTGTCGTTCGTCGAGCTGGGCCTCGATTCACTGATCCTGACGCAGGCGGCGATCCAGCTCCGGAAGACCTTCGGTGTGCCGGTCACGTTCCGGCAGCTCATGGAGCAGTACCGGTCGCTCGGCGCCGTCGCAACGCACCTCGACGACGTCCTTCCTCCCGACGACGTTCCGGCGATGGCTGCCACCGCGGAAGGTGCGTTCGAGCCAGTTGCTGCCGGCGTACCGCTGGCCGCCGATCCCGGCGCAGCGGCGCCCGACGTGCCGGCACCGCACCGGGCAGTGGCGGGTGACGCGCCGTCGAGCTTCGCGCAGCAGGTCATTGCGCAGCAGCTCGCGATCATGGCGCGGCAGCTCGTGCTGCTGGGTGTCGCGCCGACCGCTCCCGCGACAGAGCCCCTCTCGCCCGTTCCGACGGCGGCCACTCCGGCGGCGGCGCCCGTGTTGCCGGTGTCTGCCGTCACGGTTCCGACGGAGGATGAGGCCGCGACGCTGCGGCACTCCCGCTACGACGTGACGAAGGCCTTCGGCGCCATCGCGCGCATCCACACGCAGTCGGGCGCGGAGCTGTCCGAGCGGCAGCAGGCACGGCTCGACGCCTTCATCCGCAGCTACACCGCCCGCACGACGCGGTCGAAGGCCTACACGGAACGGCATCGCCCGCACCTGGCCGATCCGCGTGTCGTGAATGGCTTCCGGCCGCGGACGAAGGAGGTCTGCTACCAGATCGTGGTCGAGCGGTCGAAGGGCTCGCACCTCTGGGACGTGGACGGCAACGAGTACGTGGACGCGCTCAACGGATTCGGGATGAGCCTCTTCGGCTGGCAGCCGGACTTCGTGAACGAGGCCGTGAAGCGCCAGATCGACCTCGGTCACGAGATCGGCCCGCAGCACCCGCTGGCTGGCGAGGTCGCGGAGTTGGTGTGTGAGCTGACGGGCTTCGACCGGGCCGCGCTTTGCAATACGGGGTCGGAGGCGGTGATGGGGGCGATCCGGATCGCGCGCACCGTGACGGCACGCGACCTGATCGTGGTGTTCTCGGGGTCCTATCACGGCATCTTCGACGAGGCACTGGTGCGGGGCACGCGGGCGAAGCGCGCCGTGCCCGCCGCCCCAGGTGTGCTGCAGGCAGCCGTCGAGAACGTCATCGTGCTGGACTACGGCACGCCGGAGGCACTGGAGGTGATCCGCTCGCGCGGCCACGAGCTGGCCGCCGTGCTGGTAGAGCCGGTGCAGAGCCGACGCCCGGAGTTCCAGCCGGTGGAGTTCCTGCAGGCCCTGCGGCGAATCACCGAGGACCAGGGGACTGTCCTGATCTTCGACGAGGTGATCACCGGCTTCCGGTCACACCCGCGAGGGGCACAGGGACTGTTCGGGATCACGGCCGACGTCGCGACCTACGGCAAGGTCATCGGCGGCGGCTATCCGGTCGGCGTCATCGCCGGGCGCAGGCGGTTCATGGATGCGCTGGACGGCGGCGGCTGGCAGTACGACGACGACTCGATTCCATCCGTCGGCGTGACGTACTTCGCCGGGACGTTCGTGCGTCACCCGCTGGCGCTGGCGGCGTGCAAGGCGGCGCTGCTGCACATGCGGGAGCAGGGCCCGCTGCTCCAGGCGACGCTCACGCGCCGCACCACGGCGATGGCGGAGGAGATGAATGCCTTCGCACGCAGCACCGGCGCACCGGTCGAGATTCGTTACTTCGCGTCGCTGTGGCGGGTGGCCTTCACGGCCGAGCATCCGCTCCAGGACCTGCTGTGGGCGATGATGCGCACCCGCGGGATCCACATCCTGGACAACTTCCCGTGCTTCCTCACCACCGCGCACTCGGAGTCCGACGTCGGCCGGATCGTGACCGCCTTCCGTGAGGCACTGCTCGAGATGATCGCGTCGGGCTTCCTGCCCGGCATGGCGCCCGCCGCAGCGCCGGTGCTGGATGCGAGTGCACCGCCGGTGCCGAACGCCCGGCTTGGGCGCGACCGGGATGGGAGCCCGGCGTGGTTCGTGCCCGACCCGTCCGTGCCGGGTCAGTACCTGAAGGTCACGTCCTGA
- a CDS encoding redox-sensing transcriptional repressor Rex — protein MPRPAATAAAPDRHIAESTVRRLSLYLRVLEQTAARGQQTISSDALAEDGGTTSAQVRKDLSFFGSFGKRGRGYDVSELVIRLREILGLEREWKVYILGAGKIGSALVSYRGFSQRGFRVLGIYDNNPLIVGRMIDGVGVRSMAQLEHDAAREQPDIAVLTVPAEHAQAVADRVVQAGIRAIMNFAPSPIHVPAAITMKSVNMALELEGLTYAMVHRAAAAGAP, from the coding sequence ATGCCGAGACCCGCCGCCACCGCCGCTGCCCCCGACAGGCACATCGCCGAGTCGACCGTCCGGCGACTCTCGTTGTACCTGCGCGTCCTGGAGCAGACCGCCGCGCGCGGCCAGCAGACGATCTCGAGTGATGCGCTCGCGGAGGACGGTGGCACCACCTCGGCCCAGGTCCGGAAGGACCTCAGCTTCTTCGGGTCATTCGGCAAGCGCGGTCGTGGCTACGACGTCAGCGAGCTCGTCATCAGGCTGCGCGAGATCCTCGGCCTCGAACGGGAATGGAAGGTCTACATCCTCGGCGCAGGAAAGATCGGCTCGGCCCTCGTCAGCTACCGCGGCTTCTCGCAGCGCGGCTTCCGTGTGCTCGGCATCTACGACAACAACCCGCTCATCGTCGGCCGCATGATCGATGGCGTCGGGGTGCGGAGCATGGCGCAGCTCGAGCACGATGCCGCCCGCGAGCAGCCGGACATCGCGGTGCTGACGGTGCCGGCCGAACACGCGCAGGCCGTCGCGGACCGGGTGGTGCAGGCGGGCATCCGCGCGATCATGAACTTCGCGCCCTCGCCGATCCACGTGCCGGCTGCGATCACGATGAAGTCGGTCAACATGGCCCTCGAGCTCGAAGGCCTCACGTACGCCATGGTGCACCGCGCCGCCGCAGCCGGCGCACCCTGA
- the coaD gene encoding pantetheine-phosphate adenylyltransferase, with amino-acid sequence MSRIALYAGSFDPVTRGHLDLMRRSLHFVDTLVVAVATNPKKTSLFSAEERVRFIEEATDDEPRIRVEGFDGLLVDLAHTVGASLLIRGLRAVSDFEYEFQMALMNRHLAADLESVFMVPSLDTTYISSSMVREVARFGGDVSDLTHPTVVAALHTKFRYAQR; translated from the coding sequence ATGAGCCGCATCGCGCTCTATGCCGGCAGCTTCGACCCCGTCACGCGCGGGCATCTCGACCTGATGCGGCGGAGCCTGCACTTCGTGGACACGCTGGTGGTGGCGGTCGCCACCAACCCGAAGAAGACCTCGCTGTTCAGCGCCGAGGAGCGGGTGCGGTTCATCGAGGAGGCCACCGACGACGAGCCGCGGATCCGCGTGGAGGGGTTCGACGGCCTGCTCGTCGACCTCGCGCACACGGTCGGGGCGTCGCTGCTGATCCGCGGGCTGCGGGCCGTGAGTGACTTCGAGTACGAGTTCCAGATGGCGCTGATGAACCGCCACCTCGCGGCCGACCTCGAGTCGGTGTTCATGGTGCCATCGCTCGACACGACGTACATCTCGAGCTCGATGGTGCGCGAGGTCGCCCGCTTCGGTGGCGACGTCAGCGACCTGACGCACCCGACGGTCGTCGCCGCCCTGCACACGAAGTTCCGCTACGCGCAGCGGTGA
- a CDS encoding amino acid permease: MPSPTPPARHVPEAGYARQLGLFSATMMVVGGIIGAGIFLNPAIVAQRVGTGPAIIATWGLGALIAIVGAFVFAELGARAPKAGGGYVYLRDAFGAFPAFLYGWALFLMISTGAIAAVAMTFANYAAATFGLTPAWTTPLAVGAIVLLTLVNVAGVRPGAITQNVATMLKLGAIAFLVVAAFIAPDAGDTAPTILASAAPAVPAGVTAWVLAVGAALVPVLFAFGGWQQTNFIAEELRDPQRDLPRALVLGVLIVVAAYLLVNIAYLRALGVGGLATSTAPAADTVGVLLGERGRALIGAGIMVSTFGFLNLVILVTPRVYQAMAADGVFFARMARVHPRTRTPVAALTGQAVWAVVLLFSGSYGQLLDYVVFADWVFFGATAATLFVYRARERRGEVPHTTVRAVGHPVSTTLFLAAAAYVIVGSVLSNPVNAAKGTALLALGWPAFAWWRRGAAVGT; encoded by the coding sequence ATGCCGTCACCCACGCCCCCTGCGCGCCACGTCCCCGAGGCCGGCTACGCGCGCCAGCTCGGCCTGTTCTCCGCCACGATGATGGTGGTCGGCGGCATCATCGGGGCGGGGATCTTCCTCAACCCGGCCATCGTGGCCCAGCGGGTGGGCACCGGTCCGGCGATCATCGCGACCTGGGGGCTCGGTGCGCTGATCGCGATCGTGGGGGCCTTCGTGTTCGCGGAGCTCGGCGCGCGCGCCCCGAAGGCCGGTGGCGGCTACGTCTACCTGCGCGATGCGTTCGGGGCGTTCCCCGCCTTCCTCTATGGCTGGGCGCTGTTCCTGATGATCTCGACCGGCGCCATCGCTGCCGTGGCGATGACCTTCGCGAACTACGCCGCGGCCACCTTCGGCCTCACGCCGGCATGGACGACGCCCCTCGCCGTCGGCGCGATCGTCCTGCTCACGCTCGTGAACGTCGCCGGTGTGCGGCCCGGGGCGATCACGCAGAACGTGGCGACGATGCTGAAGCTGGGTGCGATCGCGTTCCTGGTGGTCGCGGCCTTCATCGCACCAGATGCCGGCGACACTGCGCCGACGATCCTCGCCTCCGCCGCCCCCGCCGTGCCGGCGGGTGTCACGGCCTGGGTCCTGGCTGTCGGTGCCGCGCTCGTCCCCGTGCTGTTCGCCTTCGGGGGCTGGCAGCAGACGAACTTCATCGCCGAGGAGCTGCGCGACCCGCAGCGGGACCTGCCGCGTGCGCTGGTGCTCGGCGTGCTGATCGTGGTGGCCGCGTACCTGCTGGTGAACATCGCCTACCTGCGTGCACTCGGCGTCGGCGGGCTGGCGACCAGCACGGCACCGGCCGCTGACACCGTCGGCGTGCTGCTGGGTGAGCGCGGCCGCGCACTGATCGGCGCCGGCATCATGGTGTCGACCTTCGGCTTCCTCAACCTCGTGATCCTGGTCACCCCGCGTGTCTACCAGGCGATGGCGGCCGATGGCGTCTTCTTCGCGCGGATGGCGCGTGTGCACCCGCGCACGCGCACACCGGTGGCCGCGCTCACCGGACAGGCCGTGTGGGCCGTGGTGCTGCTGTTCTCCGGCAGCTACGGCCAGCTGCTCGACTACGTCGTGTTCGCGGACTGGGTGTTCTTCGGCGCGACCGCCGCGACGCTGTTCGTCTACCGGGCGCGCGAACGGCGCGGCGAGGTGCCGCACACCACGGTGCGCGCCGTGGGCCATCCGGTGTCCACCACGCTCTTCCTCGCGGCCGCTGCCTACGTCATCGTCGGGTCGGTGCTCTCGAATCCGGTGAACGCGGCGAAGGGCACGGCACTGCTGGCGCTCGGATGGCCGGCGTTCGCCTGGTGGCGGCGGGGCGCGGCGGTCGGCACCTGA
- a CDS encoding 3'-5' exonuclease — MDSESLLTSLGARLKPAESSLTDAAVALVARGPIGSPELVAQVCQAIGVRRALAESLARAILGARPDVRQAPDGRWHLVELPQLSAPRGIAAPAVGTPPPRSAGGRYSATHDSPTLLREGAAALPISALRFAVVDVETTGGRPGHGDRITEIAIVRVHAGEIVDVFETLVNPQCAIPPMITQITRITSAMVRDKPLFESIAHDVADRLAGHIFVAHNAAFDWRFVSHEVFRGTGQALDGTTLCTVRLARKILPQLPRRNLDSVARHYAVDIPAEARHRAAGDAIATAKVLVALLRDAAARDITTWGALDAFQRTGTSHARRKKSAAPRPVRDASDGA, encoded by the coding sequence ATGGACTCTGAGTCGCTGCTGACGTCGCTCGGCGCACGCCTCAAGCCCGCGGAGTCGAGCCTGACAGACGCGGCGGTGGCCCTGGTGGCCCGCGGACCGATCGGGTCGCCGGAACTCGTGGCGCAGGTCTGCCAGGCCATCGGGGTGCGCCGCGCGCTGGCCGAGAGCCTGGCGCGTGCCATCCTCGGTGCGCGACCGGATGTGCGGCAGGCCCCCGATGGACGCTGGCACCTGGTGGAACTGCCCCAGCTGTCGGCCCCCCGCGGCATCGCCGCGCCGGCTGTCGGGACGCCACCGCCGAGATCAGCGGGGGGCCGGTATTCAGCCACGCACGACTCTCCAACGCTGCTGCGCGAGGGGGCCGCGGCGCTGCCGATCTCCGCGCTGCGCTTCGCCGTGGTGGACGTCGAGACCACCGGCGGGCGCCCTGGCCACGGTGACCGCATCACCGAGATCGCGATCGTGCGCGTCCACGCGGGCGAGATCGTGGATGTCTTCGAGACGCTGGTGAATCCGCAGTGCGCCATTCCCCCGATGATCACGCAGATCACGCGGATCACGTCGGCCATGGTGCGCGACAAGCCGCTGTTCGAGAGCATTGCCCACGACGTGGCCGACCGCCTCGCGGGCCACATCTTCGTGGCACACAACGCGGCATTCGACTGGCGCTTCGTCTCACACGAGGTGTTCCGCGGCACGGGGCAGGCGCTCGATGGCACCACGCTCTGCACCGTGCGCCTCGCCCGGAAGATCCTGCCGCAGTTGCCGCGCCGGAACCTCGACTCGGTGGCCCGTCACTACGCCGTCGACATCCCCGCGGAGGCGCGGCACCGCGCTGCCGGCGACGCGATCGCGACCGCCAAGGTGCTCGTGGCCCTGCTGCGCGATGCGGCCGCGCGCGACATCACCACCTGGGGGGCGCTGGACGCCTTCCAGCGCACCGGCACCTCGCACGCGCGCCGGAAGAAGTCCGCCGCACCGCGGCCGGTGCGCGATGCCTCCGATGGCGCCTGA
- the rsmA gene encoding ribosomal RNA small subunit methyltransferase A translates to MSGDNREGRLPPIRKRLGQHFLTDTRTLDRIADVLEITADDTVIEIGPGRGALTDRLAARAGRLITIEIDKLLVPVLRARYADRPHVQVIESDVLHLALGEVAGGRYLLAGNVPYYITTPIIFHALTRPRPERAVFLVQREVADRAVAAPGSKEYGALSVNLQALATVTPRGVVKPSAFNPPPSVDSAILHIVPRADPVIAEGEEAAFRKLVIASFGLRRKQLRRVVRTVRGLSAPEADAALLAAGIDPEARPETLSAAQFAALLRALPAALTDAG, encoded by the coding sequence ATGAGCGGTGACAACCGTGAGGGCCGGCTGCCTCCGATCCGGAAGCGGCTGGGCCAGCATTTCCTCACCGACACGCGCACGCTGGATCGTATCGCCGACGTCCTCGAGATCACGGCGGACGACACGGTCATCGAGATCGGTCCGGGGCGGGGCGCACTCACTGACCGGCTGGCAGCCCGCGCCGGACGGCTGATCACGATCGAGATCGACAAGCTGCTGGTGCCCGTGCTCCGTGCGCGCTATGCCGACCGGCCGCACGTGCAGGTGATCGAGTCCGACGTGCTGCACCTGGCGCTTGGCGAGGTGGCCGGCGGCCGCTACCTGCTCGCGGGCAACGTCCCCTACTACATCACCACCCCGATCATCTTCCACGCCCTCACGCGGCCCCGGCCCGAGCGTGCGGTGTTCCTGGTGCAGCGTGAGGTGGCCGACCGTGCAGTCGCGGCGCCAGGATCGAAGGAGTACGGCGCGCTGTCGGTGAACCTGCAGGCACTCGCGACGGTCACGCCACGCGGCGTGGTGAAGCCCAGTGCGTTCAACCCGCCGCCGTCGGTGGACTCGGCGATCCTGCACATCGTCCCGCGCGCCGACCCGGTGATCGCGGAGGGAGAGGAAGCGGCATTCAGGAAGCTCGTGATCGCGAGCTTCGGGTTGCGCCGGAAGCAGCTGCGACGCGTCGTGCGGACAGTGCGCGGCCTCTCGGCGCCCGAGGCCGACGCCGCCCTGCTGGCGGCCGGCATCGATCCGGAAGCGCGACCCGAGACGCTGTCCGCGGCCCAGTTCGCGGCGCTCCTGCGCGCACTGCCCGCTGCCCTCACCGACGCGGGCTGA